The genomic window AAGGAGAAACGAAACGTGATCGAcgggattaaaatatatacaccgCGAAACGTCATCTGTCAAAAAAAGATTCGCAGTACATTATGttaaatgtatcatattaaaCGTATTGCTTAtgtacaatgaaaaaaaagtttatatattatgttattactggGCAAATTGAATACTCCTAAAGTTTTGCGTACAACGATGAGTGCggtcatattttttctttatgtaGTTGATTATAGGACGATCATAGtgctaaataaattgttttcaatatatattttgcgttttaacttttatgtaaatatcgcTGTACTATACTAAAATGGAGATTTGTGCAAAAGTACCAGGACAAATGTTACCTGCAGCAGTAAACCGCGAAGAAGGGTTTTTGAGGTAATCGCCTTGAGGAGTCTAAAATGGGTGGATATGTAATCAAATAATGAaacattgttaattttttttttttgtgaaaataattatttatattacataaaaattaattttttaaataagagttacttaatttttcttcaagCTTAACAACTATTCAGAATGATACTGAACGTTACTGtaaccaatttaaataaatgatataacttaaaactaaaattattgtatttattaaaaataataagttaacttATTGGTAATTGTAATCATTAAgctagatttataataaaaagctaataataaaaaaaaaaacttatattggtattggtataattaccaatatatcggttataatattatcggttCTTCTTGAACAGATCTCGTGTGTTGTATTCTATTCAGCAGGtggcaattaaatatttatttatttagatacagTGTGCTGTACAGTAGTTAGCGATTAAATAGTGCGCAACACAATAATTAAGAATCATCAgaaatgtatgaaaaacaaaaatcaaaataaacttattaatatatggtatatattgCTTGTTTATAGGAGTTATATAGGGGGAGTCGGTCATCGTGGTTTTAagatcgtatattattattgaataacattatcgtaccataaacaataattaatagttttcgGCGTGAATTTATAACCGTTATTTATACTCGTTTCTCATCTGGTCGTTATACTCGTTTGTTACAGAAGTTACGAGACGTCGTTGATCAGTTAGAAGAATCGGCCCGCGGTCGGCGCCAAGACGAAGTTGACGGTTTCGGTGAAGGAAAGCTGCGACAAGATCACTGTGAGATATCGGAATATCAAGATCACACTGCGGAACACGTGCCCACGCAGCCTCTTGGTCACCGTGACGATCAAGGTGCAGGCATCGACGAACCGCGGCGGAGGTTGATCGTCGCCGGTCCGGCACCCGTCTATCCGGCGATCCGCGTTTCGTCGAGTCGCACCACATCCACCATCACCACCAGTCGCCTGCAGCAGTGTCCTCGGCTGCACGACCACCAGCGCCGAAGGTCGACGAGGGATCGACGACGTCGTCTTCTGTCCGACCGGAGGACGAAGTCATGTTGCAACAGTACCAGCAACAGCCGGACTACACGCCGTACGGCGGCATCGGGTACGGCGCGCAGCCCAACTCCGGTTACTTCAACTATGCCGCCACCGAGTCTTCTTGGTACGGTTCGCCGTCATCGGGGGCCGCCGATCACGCGCAAATGGTGAGTGGCGATCAGCAGTACTTAAACGTAGGTACCGCCTCCGGCGTACAACTTAAATACCATAGTATTTAAGGACTAAACTTATAGATTATTAACCTTTTATGGTTGTTTGCGTGTGCAGTTATCGTTTCCGTCTCATTCTTTACGCGCATGACGTACCAAAATTTGTGTTTTGACACGTTGAGCAGCTAAAATTGTTGTGTCGTACGTTCAAATTTTAGAGTGAATAGgtcttgtatattatttaacaaaaagattttacctaacctaacataaattgcttaaaaattcaaatatcttaaaaactaatgaaaGAAAACAGATATTTTGATCATCAATTCACTCTATAATTGTACAGCCAACGGCTGAGTCGGGCTGACGCGAAATTAAAACAGCTATATAGAACgcaaatttcttattttatctttatgatAGACGGAAACGATACGTTATGATGCAATAATGTTCAtcgaaagtaataaataagacgtataaaataatatgtataataagttcGATCTCCGATCTTGtatcgttaaaaaataaataattataacaatatgatatgcatattgcatatacCTAGGTACGTTTTAATATCGCACCTGTGTGTCtgcgcattataatatatgttatttaagtgTCCGGCgataacaatgatatatatatataatattatgtcatcgCTCAAGCGTTCGCTGTAAAATGCGAGAAACGCTTTGAACTATTCGCCTTAtgtttatgctttaaaatttgtatttcagCATGCCGGTTTATCACATAACGCGTGCAACACACATATCGGCGACAGTACAGGAAACTTCCTGAACCACGGTTATCATCAGGCTTCGTCGACAGGTTAATAtcgttctaaataatattatactattacattTATCTATCTTTCACGCAAACTCGCGTACACAATCGTGTTCGCTCTACGGACACAccgtcattatattatggtgttGCCTATTCATACTTATGATATCAATATGGTTTCCATTTATGTGTCGTGCGAATGATGTTATCTGCAGTATAATTTATGCTCGTACGTCATATTTTAATCGTTGCAGGAGCGTCGACGTCTTCGGCGGAATCGTTCGCCGCCAACAACCATCCGGTGTCCCAGGCCGACATGACAGACCCCATGGCAGACTTCTTGGGCGGGCACCAAAACATGTCCGAAAACGATAAGATCATCAAGGTAAGTCCGACGAAACCGAATGCGAATAATCTGTACACTTCCATTTCcaatctatacctatatacctacttcacgcacatatttgtttgtatttcataatttgCCGTCTGCACTCCGGTCGTCCGTCATCCGTCCCTTCCTGGTCCGTGTTCCCCCGCTTGTACGTCcgtcgttaaaaaaatatctatataatatgcttctttgtatttttatatattataatattatgtatttcgcAAAATATGTGTTTGTAAAAACTGGAAAACctgcattttgttttttttttctgtttttgtttttccatGCCGGTTTCACAGGAAGAGTCCATAGACTGGCTGTCGACCATCATTAACGACGAAGTGGTCGACCACGGTAACCGGCCGGACGTTTGCGACGGGggcggcggtggtggcggcggcgcGGCGGGCAAACTCGTCGTCGGCGACATGCCGTGCGAGGGCAGGGAATCCAACGGCCGGTTACCGAACTTTCATCAGGCTTTCGGGTCCACCGAGATCGGCAGGTTCTCGCAGCACGAGTACTACGAACCGCCGAAAGACGCGGCCGCCATCGGCGAATGTCAACCGGTCGGCCGGTCGGGCGCCGCGCAACAAACCGGCGCGCCGCAGCAGCGGCCCGACGAACAGCACGCGGTGGCCGCGGCCGTGGCGGCCTCGTCCtcgtcgtcgccgtcgtcgGCGTCGTTCGAACCGCCTCGGCAACAGAACAGGCGTGGACGGGCGCAGCGCGGCGGCGCCCAGAACCGGCGCAACAACAAGCAGACCAGAACGGCAGCGGCCGCcgcagccgccgccgccgccgtggcCGCCCAACAGTACGCGGGTTACGACGTGACCGGCGCCGCGGTGGGCAGGCACCAAGTACCGCCGTACCACCACCAGGACCCGTACAACCGGAACCATCATCATCACGCCCAGCAGCAGCGGTACCACCAGGAATACCATCACCAAAACCAGCAGCAGACGCCGTACCAGAACCACCAACAGGAGTATTACAGGCCGTACGACCGGATGCACTACCAGCAACAACAGCCCCCGTCCCTGGCACCGAACCAGTACTACAACGGAAGTAACggtaacaacaacaacaacaacaacggcGGTGGTGGAGGCGGTAGCAACGGCAGTAACAACGGTAACCGCGGGGAACAGTCGTACGCCGCCGGCGGTTACAACAACCGGTTTCACTCGTGCTGTTCCACCGAGCACATAGCCAGGCCCAGTCATCACCACAACTACGGTGGTTCGGGTCAGTACTACGGTGATTACAACACTTACAACCAGTGGTGATGATGTGGATTATTTAGTCCTCGTCACATCACCACAGTCGCCGCCGCCGTGTcataaaatatcgtttttaacgtcgttctaaaaaaaaaaaaaaaaaaaatagttaaaaaataataattatagaagttATGTTCCGTTTGTGCGCCACCAACAACGGCGGGTGTGCTTTGCAAACAAACCCCCCCCCCAACACCCTTCAAACCCTTTTCCCAacagaatacaaaaaaataatgtttatcaaattaatatttttaactcactatataaatatatatctgtgATACGATGACGATGGTAATACACGGTATAACGGTTACTcgatgtgtattattatcatcaccaCGTTATTGTGCAACAACAAAATTTGTGGCTTAAAATGCGAGTGCAGGATTCCGTTTTTTATTTCTCGGACACGCAACGAGAGTCAATTAAATAACGTCGAAAACGAAATTCCcgaattgtttattattcgtCTTCTCGTGTCGCGTTTTACAACAACACCGGGCGTGTTAAAACGATAACcgtttaactttataatataactatttaaaacaattattgatattatatcgaacaaaaaaaaaaaaaaccaccgcCGCGCGACCGCGTGGTCGTCGCCACGTCTCTCACACGACACCGCAGACGGCCGAGCGTCATCGTCGTGTTTGCACGGACGCCGAAGAAATCGTCGGACTCGGGATATCTAAatgaattagaaaaattgCTGTTTTTCGCGACTGATCAGCCACGTAAACTTgtaatagtacataatattattaaagtacaataatattatacgcggaAAGGAGAAGATATCTTACAAACCACGACGACGGACGTCTTGTCTCGTTTCGATGttttataatcgtataatttacattatatagtgTTTAAGTCGTTGTGCCTTATTAATTAAcggttaaaaaatgttgtaaaatgcaccattatattattattattattatattatattatgaataataaattatatattactgtataaaattatatcgatagcatatttttttttcttaatataatatatatatataaatatattatcatattatataaaacataaatggcGAACTAAGCCGCGTTTAAAAAAGTCCGGCGCCCgtagttttatttacattttgtttttatttgtatcatttattattattattattattatattgtttagttttGTTTTCCGATTccgtttgtatattataataatatatatcgtatCTGTGTTGCTGGTAAGAGGGAGCAATGATACAAGTTTTTAAAGCTGTATgctattttatttcgttttagaCGTTAAGGCAGAGCCTCTGCTGCAGTGTTTTAATCCTACTAATATTAGTTGTCCGATTTGTTTGTaccattactatattattattattattattattattattactattgatattattatattttgtacgtgCGTAGTCTTCctgaatacattatattatattatacaaatactattattaggtctggtcatataatattattattatgttgatggATGAGATATAATACTGCGTTAGAGCTTCCTCCGTTAACAACCTCATCGCGACAGTATCGCATACGGGATATTGCGGAACCGcgattagttatattatattaatcattattattattattattatcatcatgtattttttttttttacggtcatactgtttttattttatttttcactttttaaaaCGGATTTTGGCTCAATTGTGTACCAACCGGaccaatagtataattaatttatatacctactacctataattatgtaatattcaaaaaccGAGTTTTCTGTCACTGTGTTcgattaatatcataatatatattacactatacattaaaatatcatgtcaaacaatgatatattattataatatcgtattgcGTGTTTGATCTTTACacggaaatatttttttaaaaaaaataacgatatagtcattataatatattcctctatatatatagcttTGCAAAATcgtgagaaaataaaataataatcaacctACGGTggctaataattatacactatttaaaaagaaaatacaatcGATATACTACACACAATACTGCTATATACATCATAGAAACGTAAATTTAAAGAAGTTTGAGTAGAGAACACTCCCCGCAAAGTACATATTAACATTGCTGCGTTATATACCATCAcggtatacctaataataacataatataatattatgcgcatACACACGTTTTGcgcaataatactatttatatcatattattggaCGGCGGAAATTCGAACAACGAAAATCTGCAGTGGAAAATCGTGTATATTCTTTTTCGTTTTGTCTCCGCCGACAGCTTTATTGTCATCCACACACACTCATACACACACGTAGAACGTAAATTCGTAAtgttttcgtatattatttctaacactcgccacacacacacacacacacacacttacaTTCAAGACTTTTACCATTATGTTACAGATATCATAtcagaaaatacaaaatgtgaCCAtgtcatgatattatatcgatgTTTGCCTTCATTACGGTTTTATCTTCTCGCGCGATgtgatgttttaattatttttccactCTCCCGAACGACTTTATATTCTCGTCATCCGACCCCGACGatcacgtaatattattattcaacccTCTGTTCGAGGTATATCTCGGTGTTGTAGTTTCCGGCGATGATCGCCGTGCGTCGACGTCAGAAGCGCGTGTATAGTACAGGGTTACCGAACGTCCGAAAACGATCAATGTGTAAacgaactatatattatttttaattattattatagtataataatatgccgtatataatgtgtatactgtaACCAGTAACCGGATATCGATAACTGGATAATCGCGGTCGCCcgaaaaaccaataaaaatcatataactttttattatattttaatattgactattttttttttatttttttttttttattgttataattttatgtatacacacTGCGGTTTGGGTCCTCCTCTCACAGTGTTGTGCATACAATCctcttttacattattattttctattattaaaagtgttgttaacattactattattattattattattattattattattattactattatgttttgttaattGTAATGTTAATTGTATCCCCCCTCCCCgcgatataggtacatattattttattattatataattcgatttcgaatattatattgtttgttaaaatgactcgtttatttttatgttatttcagAACTCTGCAatagttaaagaaaaaaaaaattaagttgtcTTTTAAAAGTACGCGGAATATGTATCGGAACAAAAtatcgattatattattatgtacttttggttattttttatggaattaaaaacacaaaaaatttggGATGGTATTtgcataatgttaaattatatgatttaggctgcatattatatagttattggattaatttattataaccctattattatattattgactttTGTAAAAgacaaatgaaataaacatattatgttactgtAAACTGTTACCACGTTTGTACGATTATTGttttccataatatataatacattattatattataatattaaatattgttttcgcCGACTAAACTCGAATTCTGTTAACTGTTCGACTTGAAATACGTAAGtacctgtataaaataatgttactgtattaaggtaaatatatttcttaaatctgaaatcaaaattgtttgattgCTTTTCATAGGTCTACGcatttatattgcatatttatgaatgtgtgagaaacattatttgtgattagttatattataatgcatttttgttatgtgtgtttaaaaaaaagttatagatAAATCATGAAAcatgtttacaatatattatatttttgtttacaacaaataacgtcattcaattaattgtaacaatatatatattatttatatttatataatattgtgtacaacACTGGGAGACAAAACCAAaggacaaatattttatgtcttttTGTGGTTACAAAAAAACACCAAGACTTATAATTCGAATTCGTCTATTCAAAGACGTTCGTGATTAAATAGAATAacttttttcaactttta from Aphis gossypii isolate Hap1 chromosome 1, ASM2018417v2, whole genome shotgun sequence includes these protein-coding regions:
- the LOC114119542 gene encoding LOW QUALITY PROTEIN: uncharacterized protein DDB_G0283357-like (The sequence of the model RefSeq protein was modified relative to this genomic sequence to represent the inferred CDS: deleted 2 bases in 1 codon) is translated as MYFINNEDIPEKKSKPLPKPVIVSKSEIQSKFKIQPKFNIALQPELSASINNHTIHQSKSIPNENKTVKRVYGRARANLSFSSFYIFCEDFRKQLNYLYPNKSETYYKSILNYMWKHLNIRDKHKYYETATKARTMYNLPELPYHAENDQEKLTCTFTNNRNTTQPNTSSGSKVVGKLVKVQFSKSCTTPIITPLKLRDVVDQLEESARGRRQDEVDGFGEGKLRQDHCEISEYQDHTAEHVPTQPLGHRDDQGAGIDEPRRRLIVAGPAPVYPAIRVSSSRTTSTITTSRLQQCPRARPPAPKVDEGSTTSSSVRPEDEVMLQQYQQQPDYTPYGGIGYGAQPNSGYFNYAATESSWYGSPSSGAADHAQMHAGLSHNACNTHIGDSTGNFLNHGYHQASSTGASTSSAESFAANNHPVSQADMTDPMADFLGGHQNMSENDKIIKEESIDWLSTIINDEVVDHGNRPDVCDGGGGGGGGAAGKLVVGDMPCEGRESNGRLPNFHQAFGSTEIGRFSQHEYYEPPKDAAAIGECQPVGRSGAAQQTGAPQQRPDEQHAVAAAVAASSSSSPSSASFEPPRQQNRRGRAQRGGAQNRRNNKQTRTAAAAAAAAAAVAAQQYAGYDVTGAAVGRHQVPPYHHQDPYNRNHHHHAQQQRYHQEYHHQNQQQTPYQNHQQEYYRPYDRMHYQQQQPPSLAPNQYYNGSNGNNNNNNNGGGGGGSNGSNNGNRGEQSYAAGGYNNRFHSCCSTEHIARPSHHHNYGGSGQYYGDYNTYNQW